One genomic window of Bactrocera dorsalis isolate Fly_Bdor chromosome 4, ASM2337382v1, whole genome shotgun sequence includes the following:
- the LOC105232155 gene encoding uncharacterized protein LOC105232155 isoform X3 has translation MAATPLTLMDGGLASATVTADANATLDSADAVAKTAPSSAIRPTMLFGSTERLDTSANMLASPHGSSGGNSAATSPSFLPEMPQWKKDLIQRRKSNVARTIGAAVSPTSAASAAAMQQQRYSLTGGQLQSPTTAADGFSPTTTTAISVTPTRDLSAVTSKSATQVATTTTKVSKLTASQQQQQHQLEQEQLYQYQQKHATVITAEQQQHQMSLIMKMTAATAAASSPTASGTIVSPIPRASKRNSPAGSNNSSPSKEKSERILLGGHYTTQPQPGKEYCESGGDRDSDWDTRRQMLSPTTTTAPPISGITTITPLHKTIAPIPKQRSAYSPVKNASAAAVKESVSGHTNQLASEQRVSTTTRLTGTTGTAALRAELQSTAGGDGGGGGSGTHFGVDDGTTTPYNVSAVAAGSGHGDGEECMADEKQENETIHRATAAESGGEMYATTGRQIPSTMSGSPTRASVSVASPLSPKLVAAQAALSQQSQQFHSKNERERTYTEQRGTSTSSSAGSNSNTNTTTKVQTQENTTIINNRHYNASTSSYSPSNYAIPQQNNSGVSGSGKIFSKLHNNQFIKNQQQQHQQLQQTGAQPSTATQSNITARYLKYKSQAAHAQESGSGSETGSTSTNYSGSPTKSFVAPTASAIKKKMVAVQEMKKTTQPSSNHGQLHTHRTHHNHQQMISAGGGGTCARTALSGGRAQPPSQTDEVNFDPAEDLSYGPGIVSKLRCRYLSLAFRESMEKERHCLDNMRRATSLNNLLDRDDAHDEDEPEDDLDSGGAVDVEVHDDEEYVELRADADRTPNTERKLKTQGILKHSGDAATQDNTKKTTTFQKNANAFAANGTRLLNSAPVGSAGDAVSSANVAAPDTPRSRHVKRGNDSLKRARSVEALLCERSPWQYAALNRTSYQPQRFTSGVGSSYAATQPTCVTIEDKINNARSRLILGTDIMPPKRLTSVIDDTERPPPDLVKQTLKKFEATANRRGRGPNRTNGTGEVASKVATYKTIIKENKPAIVFPKPPLSPTKKINSPLLSKPLAKPVVGANDLLNSPLGRKTTAAAAANASAAVTGNTQAATSNVAAAGGLSENSPDIIPRHKLLTEKSESLLHGVVDSPVTALTKKLEKLRINAADKQQQQQLQTITTKETKQPAQLNKQSQHSALEVTSSDNEFVNSSELNNDNNASNSSQLVGGAHEGEAACDSDAALEGNENSNNNKTAAPTKQHNDRAGTGTGTGISASGESAVEPDTAQAGTAAISSDLSDDDDGLIGIAAAAPTKRITRTALDNIARAGTTQQFKFAGSSGQTNVGSKSTVEPPKTKPQTNLNPDIPTSVLNAAPGKQIGVIRPLLTTTAAQQAANANTTNSGFSHQQQLLQQHLEALKQNNVYNNTSSTPTSASNATATHSSIYHSTPPLTSREIEKNRINEMKKTVALADGSPITATMVNASNNATSPAAQHAANASLNTVINTNAPGHKSNNAGATSSTAPIVGGSSGTSGFNELDAAAPGANNSPLWALRIKRQTPPSVPQENTSMVFNFSNRKEVPDYIENDGVIFRRKRELPKPNESGFVLLGDLSLETSTDSDYDDFSMCPPSPCDVEFENANIVIDGKSSIRQKSKEATFRVQFNDTLTSTFEYPSEASLIIDDSYSNDALIGAYENLSLNDTTDSSPARHHHVAVDEIIQLPTPANTSSPANNASSATNTPTKNILGNLPLDVN, from the exons ATGGCCGCTACACCGCTGACCCTGATGGATGGCGGCCTCGCATCAGCAACGGTTACAGCAGATGCCAATGCAACTTTAGATAGTGCTGACGCTGTGGCCAAAACCGCGCCGTCATCCGCCATACGTCCAACAATGCTTTTTGGCTCTACGGAACGTTTAGATACATCCGCCAATATGTTGGCCTCACCgcatggcagcagcggtggtaATTCCGCCGCCACATCGCCCTCATTCCTGCCGGAGATGCCGCAGTGGAAAAAAGACTTGATACAACGCCGCAAATCGAATGTGGCACGTACGATTGGCGCAGCAGTGTCACCGACATCAGCGGCATCCGCTGCAGCAATGCAACAGCAACGCTATTCACTGACGGGTGGTCAACTGCAATCGCCAACAACAGCTGCAG ATGGTTTTtcaccgacaacaacaacagcaatatcaGTAACACCAACCAGAGACTTATCTGCGGTCACTTCCAAGTCCGCAACTCAagtagctacaacaacaaccaaagtgAGCAAACTAACAGCtagtcaacaacaacagcaacatcaactGGAGCAAGAACAACTGTACCAATACCAACAAAAGCATGCAACGGTAATCACAGctgaacagcaacaacatcaaatgAGTCTGATAATGAAAATGACAGCGGCAACGGCCGCAGCATCATCTCCCACAGCCTCAGGCACAATTGTTTCACCAATACCGCGCGCATCAAAGCGCAATTCACCAGCAGGCAGCAACAATAGCTCGCCAAGCAAAGAAAAGTCTGAAAGAATTCTACTCGGGGGTCATTACACGACACAGCCGCAACCGGGCAAAGAATATTGTGAGAGCGGCGGTGATCGCGACAGCGATTGGGATACACGCAGGCAAATGTtgtctccaacaacaacaacagcaccacCAATAAGTggtataacaacaataacaccacTACACAAAACTATAGCGCCAATACCAAAGCAAAGATCAGCGTATTCACCGGTGAAGAATGCTTCTGCAGCTGCAGTCAAAGAATCGGTTTCGGGCCATACAAATCAGCTAGCGAGCGAGCAGAGAGTTAGCACAACAACTCGTCTAACAGGTACAACTGGCACAGCGGCGCTGAGAGCGGAGCTGCAGAGCACAGCTGGTGGTGAtggtggcggtggcggcagCGGTACCCACTTCGGTGTCGACGATGGTACCACCACTCCATACAACGTCTCAGCTGTTGCCGCTGGCAGTGGTCATGGCGATGGCGAAGAATGTATGGCAGACGAAAAGCAGGAAAATGAAACAATACACAGAGCAACGGCAGCCGAGAGCGGTGGTGAAATGTATGCAACGACTGGCAGGCAAATACCATCCACAATGTCTGGTTCGCCAACTAGAGCGAGTGTGAGTGTAGCGTCGCCACTATCGCCCAAGCTAGTCGCTGCACAAGCGGCTCTGTCTCAGCAATCGCAACAGTTTCATTCGAAGAACGAACGCGAACGGACGTACACGGAACAGCGCGGTACGTCAACGTCGTCGTCGGCCGGGTCtaatagtaatacaaataccaCAACCAAAGTGCAAACGCAAGAAAATACCACAATAATCAACAACAGACATTATAACGCCTCAACTAGTTCGTATTCGCCCTCAAATTACGCGATCCCACAGCAGAACAACAGTGGTGTTAGTGGTAGTGGAAAAATCTTTTCGAAACTACACAATAATCAGTTTATAAAgaatcaacagcagcagcatcaaCAACTGCAGCAGACCGGCGCGCAACCGAGCACCGCAACACAATCGAATATTACGGCACGTTATCTGAAATACAAGTCGCAAGCAGCGCATGCGCAGGAATCTGGAAGCGGTAGTGAAACTGGTTCGACAAGCACCAACTACTCAGGCTCGCCAACCAAATCGTTTGTGGCACCCACTGCAAGTGCAATCAAAAAGAAAATGGTTGCCGTGCAGGAAATGAAGAAAACAACACAACCAAGTAGTAATCATGGACAACTGCATACGCACCGCACACACCACAATCATCAACAGATGATTAGCGCTGGTGGCGGTGGTACATGTGCGCGTACAGCGTTGAGCGGTGGCCGCGCACAGCCGCCCAGCCAAACGGATGAGGTTAACTTCGATCCAGCCGAGGATCTCAGCTATGGGCCAGGTATTGTGTCTAAGTTGCGTTGCCGTTACCTTAGTCTCGCATTTCGCGAATCTATGGAAAAGGAACGTCATTGTTTGGATAACATGCGTCGCGCTACTAGCCTCAATAATTTACTTGATCGTGACGATGCGCACGATGAGGATGAGCCTGAAGATGATTTGGACAGCGGTGGTGCCGTCGATGTGGAGGTACATGATGACGAGGAGTATGTGGAGTTACGCGCTGATGCGGATAGGACACCAAACACTGAACGGAAATTGAAAACACAGGGTATATTAAAGCACAGCGGCGATGCTGCTACACAAGACAACACCAAAAAGACAACAACGTTTCAGAAAAATGCAAACGCTTTTGCTGCAAACGGTACGCGTTTGCTAAATTCGGCACCGGTCGGCAGCGCAGGCGACGCGGTATCGTCAGCCAACGTCGCGGCGCCCGATACACCGCGTTCGCGTCACGTCAAACGCGGTAATGATTCGTTAAAACGCGCGCGTTCGGTCGAAGCATTGCTCTGTGAACGTTCACCTTGGCAATATGCGGCGCTCAATCGCACTAGCTATCAGCCACAGCGTTTCACTTCTGGCGTTGGTTCGTCTTATGCGGCAACGCAGCCGACTTGTGTGACTATTgaggataaaataaataatgcgcGCAGCCGTCTAATACTCGGCACCGATATAATGCCACCGAAGCGTTTAACCTCAGTGATCGATGATACCGAGCGACCGCCACCAGATTTGGTAAAGCAAACATTGAAGAAGTTCGAAGCGACGGCCAATCGGCGCGGACGCGGGCCAAATCGCACGAACGGCACCGGTGAAGTCGCCAGCAAAGTGGCAACCTACAAGACAATCATTAAGGAGAATAAGCCTGCAATAGTATTTCCAAAACCACCGCTCAGTCCCACCAAGAAAATAAATTCGCCACTATTATCGAAACCATTAGCCAAACCAGTTGTGGGCGCTAATGATTTGCTCAACAGTCCGTTAGGGCGCAAAACCACTGCCGCAGCCGCTGCCAATGCCTCTGCGGCTGTGACTGGAAATACGCAAGCTGCGACCTCAAACGTCGCAGCCGCCGGCGGCTTATCAGAGAACTCACCCGATATCATTCCAAGGCATAAGCTTTTAACGGAAAAGAGCGAATCGTTATTGCATGGGGTTGTCGATTCGCCAGTGACAGCTTTAACGAAAAAGCTCGAAAAGCTGCGCATTAACGCTGccgataaacaacaacaacaacagctgcaaacaataacaacaaaggaGACGAAACAGCCAGCACAGTTGAATAAGCAGTCACAACACTCGGCACTCGAAGTAACCAGCAGCGACAACGAATTCGTCAATAGCAGCGAGTTAAACAACGACAACAATGCTAGCAATAGCAGCCAGCTCGTGGGTGGCGCTCATGAGGGTGAAGCGGCGTGCGATAGTGACGCAGCCCTCGAAGGCAAcgaaaatagcaataacaacaaaacagcagCACCGACGAAACAGCATAATGATCGTGCGGGCACGGGCACTGGTACTGGTATTAGCGCTAGCGGCGAGTCAGCCGTAGAACCCGATACAGCACAAGCAGGAACCGCCGCTATTAGTAGTGATCTTAGCGACGACGACGACGGACTGATTGGTATTGCCGCCGCCGCACCCACAAAACGTATAACACGTACAGCACTCGATAATATCGCACGCGCGGGCACAACACAACAATTCAAATTCGCAGGCAGCAGTGGACAAACGAATGTCGGCAGCAAATCAACTGTTGAGCCGCCAAAAACTAAACCGCAAACAAACTTGAATCCCGATATACCCACATCGGTATTAAACGCTGCACCTGGTAAGCAAATTGGGGTCATACGCCCTTTACTCACCACCACAGCCGCACAACAAGCGGCCAACGCGAACACCACCAACTCCGGCTTTTCGCATCAACAACAATTGTTGCAACAACATTTGGAagcattgaaacaaaataacgttTACAACAACACGTCATCGACGCCCACAAGCGCCAGCAACGCCACAGCAACACATTCCTCAATTTATCACAGCACACCGCCGCTGACGAGCCGCGAAATCGAAAAGAATCGtataaatgaaatgaagaaaaccGTCGCCTTAGCCGATGGTAGTCCAATAACAGCCACAATGGTCAACGCCAGCAACAATGCCACTTCACCCGCCGCACAGCATGCCGCAAATGCTAGTCTAAATACCGTGATAAATACCAATGCGCCCGGTCATAAGTCCAATAACGCAGGCGCTACGTCGTCAACAGCGCCAATAGTTGGCGGCAGTTCCGGCACTTCCGGTTTCAACGAGCTCGATGCGGCAGCGCCAGGCGCTAATAATAGTCCCTTATGGGCGTTACGTATTAAACGGCAGACACCACCGAGTGTGCCACAGGAAAACACATCGATGGTGTTCAACTTCTCCAATCGGAAAGAGGTGCCCGATTATATTGAGAATGACGGTGTGATCTTTCGCAGAAAACGTGAATTGCCCAAG